CGACCTGGTACACTGCATACTAATGGATGTAGTTTATTTTGTACAATTTGCAACACACcataaaccacacacaaaagGTGATGGATGGTAATTTAagtcacagacacaaaaacaagccTGGAATCGACATCGAGGAGAATCCTCTGCCGCAAGTGTGGGGGAGAAGGAGGACTGTGTTCACGGTTTGACAGATGTGTTCATTTACGAACACTCCCGTCGGCTAAAATCgtgtgcattttaaacaagCCCATAATAAACAACGGGACGATTACATAAGCCAGTCAACTTCACAAGGAGCCCATGCCCCCAACTGCTAGCTCGCATGAAAACAAGATCAAAGCACTGCTCAAACTACCTAACAGCGTATCTGCAGACACTGATGACTCAACAGATGTGAAAGATCattatgttttgcatattttgtttgttttgcaatgaCAGTTAATTACGAGTGATTTGAGTTGCGCTGTACAGACAAGAACATCTAAACTCCGCAAATTACTCCTCAGTGACAGATGGAATCGCAAAGTGTTTGCATGCATCCGAAGTAGATTTAAAAATCCTTACTGCATTTGTGTCAGGTAATGGGAACTACTTGTttaaactttacatttacatttacatttatttatttagcagacgcttttatccaaagcgacttacaaaagtgcatacagtaggtacagcgacagtacggggacaggatgtgtacagttccagtACTTTACACTGGCATCCTTCAAGTCTTGTTGCCTGAGCGATGTCAGAATCCACAAAACCTACAATAAACTCGGAGCTGACAAACGGATGTGAAACACCAGCACACCAGGAGATCAGCAATGTATAGAAAATACAATGAACCGCATCACTCACAGTCTGTGTAAATTTGTAATTGTCTACATGAATTGACTTGTGGATTCTATGTTGATGTGCTGCAAAGCAAATTGCCCATGGGGACATGAAACATTTACTCTACTAATGTGTTGCATTTAGTGAGTCTGTAGTGGAGTAATTGCTTATGTtgatatgttattttttttttctctcttctctcagtTTGccatcctcctctccttcatcatcatcatcgagGTTGCAGCTGCCATTGCTGGCTATGTCTTCAGGGGCAAGGTGAGTGCTTCGGCCCGGTTCCTTTGTGGTAATACAGGAATGTATCTGATCGCTCTTGACCATACACTGCTTTTTGTTGTCTGCCTCCAGTTGAATAACATCGTCAGGGACGGGCTCAAAGAAATGATCACCAACTACAGCAATGGCACCGAAGAGTTCAGGAAAAGCGTGGACAAAATGCAAGAGGACGTGAGTACAGGAAAAGAGTAAATTCCTCCAGCGGTTTCACAAGTTAATTGACAACATGCCTGGGGGCGTGGCCGTCAGTTTGGTGTGTTGGCCTGCCTGTCCACCCTGTCATGTGACTGGGTCTTGCGGCTCAGCGCTGTTTGACTGTCTGTTGCCACACCCTGGATCCTGTTTCCCATTGGGCTGGCCAGGGATTTGCCTGTTCTTGGCCGATGTCCAATAGCATCGCTGTCTCCTCTCTCGTCTGCAGCTGAAGTGCTGTGGAGCAAACGCCTCGACCGACTGGTCTTTCTACAAGCCGGATGGCAACTCTGTGCCGGACTCCTGCTGTAAGAACGTCACCGTGGGCTGTGGGACAGGGTCCATGCGTGACAGCGCCAAAGTGTACCAACTGGTGAGGCAGcacccccacagacacactcaactCCTGTTCACAAAGAGGAAGGCGCAAGTCTGCCCTCCAAGAGGAGACATTATAAAGTAATGAGGATATCTGCTgggaggcagtgtggtgtagtggtgaggagcaggactctaaACTGAAATGTTGATGGTTCAGTTCCCTCCAGAGGCACTGCCGTTatacccttggggaaggtgcCTACctcacaactgcctcagtaaatacccagctgtattgTAACCTGTAACCTGTGTTACTCTCTATGGATGAAGAGCATcagttaaatgacaaaatgtgctCCTGCTGCAGGGTTGCCAGGTTGCTGTGGAAGAGCTTCTGAAGAAGAACACTCAGTGGGTGATAGTAGCAGCCCTGGTGATCGCTTTCTTGCAGGTAGGTGCAAAAGTGAACAAATGTCAAAGTAAGAGATTGTGTGATACTGGACGGGATTGTGTAACgacctctctgtgtttcagatcatGGGAATCGTGTTCGCCTGTGTGCTCATGAGGGGAATCCGAAGCGGATACGAGGTCATGTGATGAGGGCTCTGTGATGCCACACAGACCCACAGGAAAACTGCAATTGTCatttttgtagtttattttttgaGAGGTAGTTTTAATGACAGCTTCATTGCTTTTTCCCacaatttctgtcatttatgtTGTTACGTTGTTAAAAGTAAGTAACACTTTAGCCTGTATACAAAGCAGTTAGCAGTTTGAGTAGTACATTATTTGATAGAAAAGCGCTTTATAATCTAGCAGAGACAAGGGATTGTTTTAGTCTGGTCAAAATATTGTctttttgtaaaaagaaaacaacagagatTTGTATTTGCACTTGTATCTCAGAAGCTTATTTTTTCCTGTAGTGAATTGTGTTTAATTCACACCAGAGATCTTGTTTAAATTACAAGTTCAGTAattttggaaaaagcactattCTTAATATTCAAAGGTTAAATCTACAAAACTCAggtctgcctgttttttgttgtatttggtTCCccagttttaaatgtttatattaaatATCTGAATCCGTGACCTTAATGCTTTGtgtgcagttttctgtttttagaaGTTGGGCTGGTGGGTAAAAATCAAGTTCCACATTTTAACTGCCACTtctctttattaaaatatgagCTATATTAATCTAGCACTGTGAAAGCGCAAGACATGACATTATGTTCATGGAGTGATTGAAATGTCCTACTCTTTCACTTTGCAATTGGTCTAGAATAGCAGTTTCTGAAACACGTTAAACTTCTAAGTGACTATGtttacattcatgcattcattttattcatttagcagtgaAAGACAATTTTCAAGTTTCATGCAGGGCAGTCGTACTATAGATTGTTGGCATTTCGGTTTATAAAAGTGTGCGTGGCATTGATGCCACCTAGTGTTGCATGAGACACCAGAATGGAGCCCCCATTACAAACTTGCCGAGTTTGTCTATAAGCATTTACAGGGATTAAGTGGCACAGAAGTCActagttttattatttattaagcTATTTAACACTGAAGTCTTCTTTTTTTAGTCATGTGGGTACAGCCAGACATAGGAAACATGCAGAAGATGAACTGCTTTATTTTCCTCTGAGAATTCCTCTGTACCCGTGGGGATTTTGGTCTTAACAATCCTTCTACAGAGAATCGCTACTCTTTATTTTGTCATGCCCTGGGAGACCTGCTTAGCACAACGGGCGCATGTTAAGAGTGGGCGCTTGGACATCCTAAGCCTGCTGCTATGGTTACCAAGACCACGGATACCAAGCCTGCTACCAACAGCTCTCGAGAGGAAGTGGGCAGCACATGAAGCCTGAAGAGGCAGTTGATtttcattaagtaaaaaaaaaaaaatgctggagAAAGAGCAGACCTTTCCTGCAAAAAAGTGATGTTATTTAATGTGGTGCCCATGCTCCTCTGTCTCACAAATGACTTTCCCATTGCACGACTAAAGCTCCATCTGGTGCATAGCAGGTGCGCAGTGAGTGATTTTAACGACCCGGTTAACGTGGCACAGGATGTAAAAAGTTCACACTTGTGACAGACGTGTACGCTGCAGCAGGATGTGGCCGCGTTGAGCAGCGCTACGCACTCAGTAATGGACTTGTTCCATTGCGCAAACGTGACTTCCTCAAGCCCCCAACCAAGCGCCAGCGAAACAAGGGTTTACGTTTATGTCTGATCCCGGACGttggacaaaaaaaaccaaaacaaaaaacacagaactcaGGGGGggaaaatggttttatttttaaagctttcCAAACTTTTGAGAGGGCATCGCAGTTTTTTCTTGAAGCGTTTCGCAAAGATTTTGACACCACAGTTCAAATCAATCctccaaaagcaaacaaaaatatataggGGCTTTAAATAATatagaataaaattaaaatggaaatgaattctTACTCACTGGCCACAACATACAACACGCATGCTACCACCTAAACTGCACGTCTCCTGACATGCCTCTTGTAAGCAAAGGCACCGGGATTTTCAGTCAATTGAATCTAGCCACAGCAACACCAGGTAAGAGCACTAACACACTTTTGGCAAGTACCACTTTTTGtagttacatttttcattgtagtTAGAGTTATGACAAATGGTAGAACTTTAATCATTAAGTGCTTACAGGTGGACTGAAAATAGTCCAAGTCGCATCGATATAATAACGCATCCATCTCTCCAAAGCCGGCATGAACCGGGGTATCTCAGAGCTCATACTCATGTACTGGATTGCACTTAACCTCGAATCCACGGCAAAGTAAATTCAAGTAAACAACAGTAAGAACAAAGGACAATAAAAGGTTATATTCTACTGCAATCGACAAGTGTGATTATAGACGTGGGCTTGCCGTTTAACATACTTAAGCAAGATTTTCCTTTGAATGTTTGTAAACTGCATGGAATGGCAAAACTCAAATACACAGAAGCATATGAAAAGTCAGGAGAAATATTGAGGATGCACGGAAACCATGACCATTGGTTCAAGCATTTAGAATAACTTGTAATCAGCTTGTGGCGTGCATTCAAGCAATGTAACATCTGATCCAATCTGAAACCAATTCAGAGTCACTTCACTTCACATACGTACGTTGTTTAGTTTGATTCTACATCCTTGacccaaaaacacaaactgctttAAGTCTGTTTATACAACCATGATCACATATGCAATATTTAATGGgacatctgtctttttttcttttttgccattCAGTGAATATACAAGTTACCTGTGCATCCAATGTGGACTATAAGACACCTTAACCAACCAACCCCCAACCAATTCCAAATATGACTGAACAAGCCCCTTTCCGGAGAATAAGGTTACTGAGCCACCACACCAAACTAATTTAACACATGAGGACATCTTTCCCATTTCTTCATGAGAAATATGACCATATTTGCATTGAAGTGCAGCTGTAACACCAGACtagcaattacattacaaaaaaaaacagtcataatGCTTCAGAGGTATGTTCTGAACAAAAGTCACACATATTACAGAGAAAATTAAGGAACAATGTAAAACGCTGTGTTTGCCCACAGGTCACTGTGGTTCGGGATGCAACAACAGACAATGAGAAGTAAACCATGTTTTGCCATGAGTTCAGTGCAGTGGAGCAAGATAATGGAGCTCTGGTCCTGGATGGTAAAGTGGTACGATAGTTTTCGCTCAACTCCAGCTCCTGATTACTTAATTATCACAATCATTTATTCCAGCTGATATTTTTTagcaaatgagaaaatattgaGCATTATATATGTGCCCtgtacctaaaaaaaaaatgttgtgcagtGTACTGTGGGAGATGAATGGGTGTAATTGggtgttttatttaattgacCCAAATAAGCCAGGGGAGTTGGCTTTGAAACAGTACAACATGACCCTCCTTGAGGCTGTTATCACTTTCCTAAACGTCTTCTTTTAGTGCAGCGGCCCAGATCACACAGCTGAGcctttgctgttttaaaatgaacaaagcatAGCGAAGTTGGCCCAGTGTCCATACCTGAGGGTTCGATGGACACCTGCAAACCGGCCGTAAAATAACGAGATCGCAGCCAAGCAAGGGCGGCAAGGTGGCGCATGACAACTGTTGTGCTTTTCGTTAAATGGAATGcctcaaaacaaacacagctaaAACAGCAAAAGCAGGCGACCCCTGGACCACGCGGTGCACTGCACACTTAGAGTTTAATTTCCTTAATCGATCACATTCTCCCCCGCAGTCCAGGTACAGACGTGCAGAAGTTCAAGTAAACACCGCTGGACTCCGGAGCCTGAGAGACAAGAAGACCACGGCTCGATGCGATGACCTGACTGAGAGGGTGGCTCCGTCCACCGCTTGTCAGGGACGAGGACGCTGCATCGAGTCGTGGCGTTCGCGTTTAAGAGCAGCTGGTGTACTGGCGAGACTGGAATGGGGATTCCTTGATGAAACAATGCCACCCCGGCCCTCCCCCCTCGGCGTGGGGGCCTCCTGAGAGAAGCCGCCGAGCTCGAGCGAGCGGAAAGGGAAGGCTTCTCCTCTGGTCAGCGGTGAAAGAGCCTCAGGGAGTTTACAGAGAGCAGGACCATGCCGTGCAACAACAGAGACGCTTCTGACTCTGCACAACACAcgaggtagagagagaaagagggaccGACGTGATCAGAAACTAAACTGGACACGAGGTGATCCATTTTGCTCATGCTGGGACTGAGCTGTACTGACATGTGCTGAGGAAttctccagcagcacagcagtaATTTATGCATGGGTCTATAGATTTCCacagataattacatttttaagtaaCTGGATTTAGGGCCCTCACTGAGTGGAATCTATCTCCCAGTTAGTTCTGCCTACTGGCCCAAATCCACTGTTAAGCTTTTGCTTGTTTAAGAGATCTGTGGTGAGGACAGGTTATAGAAAGTGGTAGATAGACAAGTCCTTACACAGACAGCATTTTAGTTACACTCACAGAATAACACTGAGATGTTAATCACCTTAGCTTTCTAAATATGTGACTGGTATAACTTTCAGTTGTTCACAGAgggctctttttttccagaaacagTTGACTGAGGGGCGATATGGAATACAACCTGCGTGACAGCTCTCCAGGGCTATGTTACAGACCTCTGCGCTGTGGTTACAAACATCCTAAGTGTTAAGTTAACCTAATTTCAGAATACAGAAAACCTTCCAGGTCTATGAAATCAGGCGAGGGAATGAAGACCGACCTTTGAGGCGAGTGGATAGCTGAAGCCAGTGGGACAGCCACTCTCGGCACTGTTTGGCGCTGAGACCGTTGGCGTACAGGCCCCGGACATAGCAGGCCTGTGAGAaagccacacagacagcatgacaCACTGCGCCGTGCGCACGGGGCCCGACACAGCCGCACAGCGGCCGCAGGCGGGGGTGAGACGCAGACAGCTAGAGCGTGGTGACGTGGAAGCGAGAGACTCGGACAGACGGACACACGGACGCGCTGACCTGCCGCAGCTCGGCGTCGCTCAGCTGGTGCAAGCCCAGCCTGTTCAGAGCACGGTCCAGCTGCAGAAGCTCTAAGGCGTGGCCACTTAGGCGCTGGCGAATCAGGAAGGCCGGTAGGTGGGGCGTCAGGAAGAGCTGGGAGCAGAGCAGCCTCTGAgatgagagcgagagagagaaatttaCATGGAACATATAAATTGATTGGGAGGACTTCAACACAATGTTTTTAAGTATGTCTGgcttttaaatacataaaccaCGTAAAATCAGATGAATCCTGTCCGATCTTCTGTCACATGAGTGAGATCTTCTCACTCACCCAATGTAGTGACAGAACAATTAAAGGTTATGCAATTGCATAttagtcagaaaaaaagagaagcaaagtTCAAACTTTACATGCCCTTTTAAGGATGTAAATACACAACTTGTGGGTTTTCCACAGTAACTATAGGCGTGATTTGTAATCTTCCGCAACACACTTAAGGAAACATCAAAAATCAATATCATTAATCAGAGAATAAAAGGCAAGGAAGGCTGGCAGAGACACCTGTGAAATCCTGAAAAACATTCTTTCCGAGTATGTACACCATGTAGTAGCATGCCCTATTACTCCAACTTCACATCATGAAGTTTGTCCCGTTTGTCTTTAAGTGTGTTTCACAATACTGACTGATATACATTTGACTGCTTTACCATCAGGAATGTGACCAGCTGTTTAACAGCAATGATGCAAACTGACACAGGAAGCGAACAGCGCCGTTCGCCCACTGACCATGTGATCAGTGTCCAGCCTCTTCATTCCAAGGGGCGGCCCGGAGAAGAGGCCTCGCACCGCTTGGATTTCTGACACGCTGGGGTGCGCCCCGTTTTGcacctgaaagagagaggagaccaTTAGACTATTACTGCGGTCAGCTTCCACCCCGTTACTTCAGCTGTGCCTCTGAAGGAGGTGAACCTGCTCTGCGCTGCTCTCTCCTTTCAAAAGCAAGTGGTCTATCTATTCTGTTGGAGCCGTGGTATTAAattttcttagcagatgctcttatccagagcaatttacacagcttacattttttacattatgcatttatacagatggatattttcaGAGATAATTCAGGTCAACTACCTTCCCTTGGGAATAAAACTGGCAATCTCTGGGTTAATAGCCCTGGTTACTTAGGTTACTTGACAAACCAGGTTCACCtgatttcactttttattaCCCCACAGGCTTGCCAGACAATTTCAAATGACAGGTATTTAGTAACCACAGGAAAACAATTTAACATTGTAATGCATGTCTGACATGGCTTTTCCCCCCCTTTATCCACCCTTTGCTTTGGAATTGGCAATTGAACATGGCCGTCTCTCCCCACGAGCGACCACTGCAGTCTGGCAGAAATGCAGAGCATGGTGAATGCaatcccccaacacacacagatgccaaCCCGCAACTATTTTCCACAATGCCAAGTCACCCGGGCACCACTGTGAGCTAAATGCCAATTGAAGGATGGGAATGGCTTCACTGACGTCACTCAAGCAACCTGCAGGCAACTGACGTGCCTGAGAAAGAGGAGGCAAACAACCCCTACCGACATACCCCTATCAGCCAGGGACAGGAGTCCACGGGGTGATTACTTCCCACTGCGTTACCATTATTCCCCTTAATAAGACAAGACAATAAGACCTCTATTCAgtctaaacacaaacacttggTTGAGTGCACTCAAACTTTGAACCACTCAGACTTTGAAACTTCAAGCCTGttaacatttctttctttggcAACACTTCCCTTTAAGACGTTTGACCAGTAAAGTCAAACCtattgtaaaagaaaatgagaggggGACAGTGAAAATCGAAATTTGTTACTCAAATTAAAGGATGAGCACATTGTGATTACACTGACAAGAGGCCCGAGCTGGGATCGAAACTCTCATTTGCATGCACGCTACCAGCCTTCAGTCAGGCAGGCAGACCAGCGGTCCGAGTCTACCACCTTGTTGCACAGGTCTAGAAGcaagctctgctgctgctggttttgGACGCGTGGCACTGCCCTGGTGATGCCCTGCACTATTGCCCCGTGATGCTGGGCCCGCCGGGCGTGGTACACCCCCTGGAACTCAACCTGCTGCTGCGGCGTCCAGAAATGCCGAATAAGGAGCTGCCGGGGGAAAAGGTACCTAAGGGGGGGGCAAGAGAGAGCAGCGgcaaagagaaaaaggagaaggggCAGACGGGTAAGGAGGGGTGGGAGGAAGCGAGGGAATGGGTGCAGGGAGGCAAAGGAGGGAGAGATACTTCAATACATTGTCTGACACACAATGTATCATCATTAGAGGTGTAAGAAATTCTCACTGTGTCTCCACTATCTATCTGTTTCCTTAGCAATGAACATTAGGGGCATTCTGTCCCTCCAGAGAGTCCATGTTTTAAGTGAACGTAGACTTTGATCAGCTATTGTACAGTGTGTTCAAATAACTCAAAGGCACAGTTCCAACAAGTATTGGAGTGCTCATAGTGGCTGTGGTGTTTCACTGGTTGTCATGTAAAGGGAAAATTATTAATGTACCCATACTTTAAACACAACTTGAGAAACTTAGAAGCATGTGACACTGCTAATATTGATGTTTATGTTGCTAATTGCCGTTAATCAGCATGCTGATGCAATTTCAAGTTGTAACTTCATTAGCTGAATTCTCTCCGTCAAAAGCAGCTGGAATTGTAAACGAGTAAGAAAGTAGAACACTGCAAACCGACTCAAACAGAATTTCATAGTAAGAGGAAGAACATGTGGTTTTCTGAACTCAAATGAGAATTTCCCATGACCTTAATTTATCAGCAGGCTCCTGCATTTGGACATCATGTGGGTGCTGCGGCTGCCACAGAAACACCCCATTCATCCTGAAGGACAGGATTCTAGAAAAATGCATGGCCTACAAAATGCAACTCCTCTATGTCACAAAGCAGGGGAGAATtcacacaggaaaaggaaatgggaataattattttaaaatttatgcAAGCCAGTT
This portion of the Megalops cyprinoides isolate fMegCyp1 chromosome 7, fMegCyp1.pri, whole genome shotgun sequence genome encodes:
- the cd63 gene encoding CD63 antigen, translated to MAVEGGIKCVKFLLFFFNFLFWLCGLALIVLGVLVQVALHNNVVIKNASGSATPLAIIVVGVIIFFIAFFGCCGAWKESYCMVTTFAILLSFIIIIEVAAAIAGYVFRGKLNNIVRDGLKEMITNYSNGTEEFRKSVDKMQEDLKCCGANASTDWSFYKPDGNSVPDSCCKNVTVGCGTGSMRDSAKVYQLGCQVAVEELLKKNTQWVIVAALVIAFLQIMGIVFACVLMRGIRSGYEVM
- the letmd1 gene encoding LETM1 domain-containing protein 1; this translates as MALSWVGVCRGSALLVLYGMRPIGVTASLCSPIPVSTRVSLSICRRYSSSKARLGLGRRVVTRLQWANEKYERFLQRRFPRFYVLYHTFMRGFRLLFQDAKEVRKIKMKTLSGGVQFHQLPYREMETLRQFRRDLIKAIPLVLISVPPFANYLVFVLMYLFPRQLLIRHFWTPQQQVEFQGVYHARRAQHHGAIVQGITRAVPRVQNQQQQSLLLDLCNKVQNGAHPSVSEIQAVRGLFSGPPLGMKRLDTDHMRLLCSQLFLTPHLPAFLIRQRLSGHALELLQLDRALNRLGLHQLSDAELRQACYVRGLYANGLSAKQCREWLSHWLQLSTRLKESEASLLLHGMVLLSVNSLRLFHR